A genomic window from Phocoena sinus isolate mPhoSin1 chromosome 20, mPhoSin1.pri, whole genome shotgun sequence includes:
- the LOC116745387 gene encoding small ubiquitin-related modifier 2-like, whose translation MALHKDDTQIREVFLRRLLLATADEKPKEGVKTDNNDHNNLMRQDGSVVQFKIKRHTPLSKLMRAYCEQQGLSMRQIRFRFDGQPISETDTPAQLKMEDEDTIDVFQQQTGGVY comes from the coding sequence atggccctgCACAAAGATGACACACAAATTCGTGAAGTGTTCCTGAGGAGACTGTTGCTCGCCACGGCTGACGAAAAGCCCAAGGAAGGAGTCAAGACTGACAACAACGATCATAATAATTTGATGAGGCAGGATGGTTCTGTGGTGCAGTTTAAGATTAAGAGGCATACACCACTTAGTAAACTAATGAGAGCCTATTGTGAACAACAGGGTTTGTCAATGAGGCAGATCAGATTCCGATTTGATGGGCAGCCAATCAGTGAAACAGACACACCTGCACAGTTGAAAATGGAGGATGAAGATACAATAGATGTGTTCCAGCAGCAGACAGGAGGTGTCTACTAA